The proteins below come from a single Benincasa hispida cultivar B227 chromosome 4, ASM972705v1, whole genome shotgun sequence genomic window:
- the LOC120075764 gene encoding glutamyl-tRNA reductase 1, chloroplastic, whose amino-acid sequence MAVSTSFSGAKLEALLLKSAATSSSTRISSSSQLTGFCKSIRTRRILFQRSGLSSFSPLRCEVASSDVLVQNDEFDPAKSSNLSALEQLKTSAVDRYTKERSSIVVIGLSIHTTPVEMREKLAIPEAEWPRAIGELCGLNHIEEAAVLSTCNRMEIYVVALSQHRGVKEVTEWMSKTSGIPVSEICQHRFLLYNNDATQHIFEVSAGLDSLVLGEGQILAQVKQVVKVGQGVAGFGRNISGLFKHAITVGKRVRTETNIAAGAVSVSSAAVELALMKLPEASHATARMLVIGAGKMGKLVIKHLVAKGCTKMVVVNRSEERVTAIREEIKDVEIIYKPLTEMLSCTAEADVIFTSTASESLLFTKEQVKDLPPVGHDVGGLRLFIDISVPRNVGACINDLEDVRVYNVDDLKEVVAANKEDRLRKAMEAQSIITEESKQFEAWRDSLETVPTIKKLRAYAERIRTAELEKCLSKMGDDIPKKTRRAVDDLSRGIVNKLLHGPMQHLRCDGSDSRTLSETLENMHALNRMFSLETEIAVLEQKIRAKVEQNQK is encoded by the exons ATGGCTGTTTCAACCAGTTTTTCCGGTGCCAAATTGGAAGCCCTTTTGTTGAAATCGGCCGCAACCTCTTCTTCCACCAGGATTTCGTCTTCATCTCAACTTACCGGTTTCTGCAAATCCATTCGAACCAGGAGAATTCTATTTCAGAGAAGTGGCCTTTCGTCTTTCTCCCCACTGAGGTGCGAGGTTGCTTCTTCTGATGTTTTGGTTCagaatgatgaatttgatccaGCTAAATCTTCCAATCTCTCTGCCCTTGAACAGCTCAAGACCTCTGCTGTTGACA GATATACAAAGGAAAGAAGCAGCATTGTTGTGATTGGGCTTAGTATTCATACAACACCTGTTGAAATGAGAGAAAAACTGGCCATTCCTGAGGCAGAGTGGCCTCGTGCCATTGGAGAACTTTGTGGCTTAAACCACATTGAAGAAGCAGCCGTTCTTAGCACCTGCAACAGAATGGAGATATATGTTGTTGCTCTATCTCAGCATCGTGGAGTGAAAGAAGTGACTGAATGGATGTCAAAG ACAAGTGGAATCCCGGTTTCGGAGATTTGCCAACACCGGTTTTTGCTGTATAACAACGATGCCACACAACATATTTTCGAAGTTTCAGCAGGGCTTGACTCTCTTGTTCTAGGAGAGGGCCAAATCCTTGCTCAGGTTAAACAAGTTGTCAAGGTTGGGCAGGGTGTTGCAGGATTTGGAAGGAACATTAGTGGCCTTTTCAAGCATGCCATCACGGTGGGTAAGCGTGTAAGGACAGAGACTAATATTGCTGCTGGTGCTGTATCTGTGAGTTCTGCTGCTGTAGAATTGGCCTTGATGAAGCTTCCTGAAGCTTCCCATGCCACTGCCAGAATGCTGGTAATTGGAGCTGGTAAGATGGGAAAGCTTGTAATTAAACATTTGGTAGCTAAAGGCTGCACAAAGATGGTTGTTGTGAATCGATCTGAAGAGAGAGTCACAGCCATCCGCGAGGAGATTAAGGACGTCGAGATAATCTACAAGCCCCTCACAGAAATGCTTAGTTGTACAGCTGAAGCAGATGTGATATTTACCAGCACAGCTTCTGAAAGCCTTTTGTTTACAAAGGAGCAGGTTAAAGATCTCCCCCCTGTTGGGCATGATGTCGGAGGCTTAAGGCTTTTCATCGATATCTCTGTTCCTCGAAATGTTGGAGCGTGCATCAATGATCTAGAAGATGTACGAGTGTACAATGTTGACGATCTCAAGGAGGTAGTTGCTGCAAACAAGGAGGATAGGCTCCGAAAAGCGATGGAAGCACAATCAATTATCACCGAAGAATCCAAACAATTTGAAGCATGGAGGGATTCATTGGAGACTGTTCCAACGATCAAGAAACTGAGGGCTTATGCTGAAAGAATCAGAACTGCTGAGTTAGAAAAATGTCTATCAAAGATGGGTGATGATATCCCAAAGAAAACTCGACGAGCTGTAGACGATCTTAGTCGTGGTATAGTTAACAAGCTGCTTCATGGTCCTATGCAGCATTTGAGATGCGACGGGAGCGACAGCCGAACTTTAAGTGAAACCTTGGAGAACATGCACGCTCTAAATAGAATGTTCAGCCTCGAGACAGAGATAGCAGTATTGGAACAGAAAATCAGAGCTAAAGTGGAACAAAACCAGAAGTAA